The sequence TAGCCGCCCTCTGAAGTCTGCAAAGTTTCCCTTGCAAAGCTatgggagggaagggagctgCAAGCCTCCCATCCACTGTTCAAGAAGTTCTGCATTCCAGCATCTTCCGGAAGCTTTTCCGAAAGCTGTCATCCAGGAAAGCATACAAGAAAGGATTCAAGCATGAATTGGCATAGCTTAGGCTGGTGATGAAGTAGGAGATACCAATGACCATGGAGGTCTGGGGCAAGTCAGTGGTCAAAGCCACGATGGTGGCCAGGTGGAACGGGGTCCAGCAGAAGAGACACACGGCCAGGACGATGAAGACCATGATGGTGACTTTCTTTTTGGCTTTGTCCAGAGCTCTGGCATTAGAGTTCAAGTGCATGTTCCTCAGCTTGTAGAGCATCATGGTGTAGAGGATGCAGATAGTGGACACTGGAATGGCAAAGCCGAGGATGAGGGTGTAGATCCTGCTGGCCTTGAACCAAAACCTTTCAGGCTTGGGGAAATTTAGACCGCAACTCTTGATCTTCAGGTCATCTATGTATACGTTGGCAAAGATGATGAAAGGGAGAACTATGATGGTGACTAGGATCCAGATGCACAAGCTGACGATCCTGGCTGCTCGGTACGTACGGTGTGGCATCCTTTTGGACCTGACCGTAGCCAGCACTACCAGGTACCTGTCTATGCTCATCACTGTTAAGAAATAAATGCTGGAGAAGATGTTGTAGTGGTCTATGGACAAGATGACCTTGCAGAGGATTTCTCCAAAGGGCCAATAGTGGAGGAGGTGTTCAGCGATATTAATGGGCAAGACAAGTGTGAACAAGTCATCGGCTATTGCAAGGTTCAGGATGAACATGTTTGTCACAGTTTTCATCTTGGGAGCCTTGAGGATCACGTAGATGACAGCAGTGTTGCCTGTGAGCCCAACAGCACAGATGACAGAGTAAATCACAGGGAGGACAACGTAGAAATCAGCTGATTGCTCTTGGAAGGTGAAGTTGAACATCATATCGCCGTCCAGGTAGGAGCTGTTGGCTGCATTGCTGCAGGTGCCGTTCAAACTGTCCCACAGAGAGCTGTTCCCCATGCCTGCTGGTCACAGGCTGCCCTCTGGCGTCCAAGGCTTCATgaacaaagcaaatgagaatTGTATCCCCCTGCGCGAGTGGAACAGCTCTCAGAGCATCCCGGTGAGCcgctgcttttctctgctggaGGGATGCAGTTCAGCTGTTTGCAGTGAGATTCCTCAGGGCTGGCAGCAACAAGGAGGGCAGAGGAAGCTTTGTGCCTGGGCGgctttcctcctctcctggaGGATGTGAGGGATGGCTGTTTCACTTGCACAGTGCTTGCTTTTCCGTATCAGAGCAGGAGCATTGCTGTGTTTAATTAGTGCCTTTCTTTAGATTGGGGACTTCAAGCTCATTTCAGCAGCTGAGGTTGCACATACAGTGACATTTATGACGCAGCTATTCTCCTCTCCCAGGGTGCCctagcagaagaaagaagggggaaaaataaagttaaagGAGTATTTCCAAAACTAAGTTAAAGGGGCTTAACCCACATTTAAAGTAACTTTATTTCTTAACTGAGGTACGCTATGATCTCACTCACTACGAAGAGCATCTGCTTGTGGCAGCATGCAAAAGTTGGCACCGACAGACAAACCCACGAATCCCAAGTTGAAGATTAgccagccagaaaaaaaaaagggggggggaagcaCCATGAAAGCAGATCCAGTTTAAAGTCCAGGAAAGAATCTCCCCTTCTGCTTACAGCTTTCTGGCTGCTACCGCCTGACCTACGCTCCCAAAAATTCCTCTGCaaggaagggaacagaaaacCCCCGACCCCCTGTGCAGATCAAAGATTTGACAACCGTTCCCCGGGCTGTGCAGTGAGAATTGCCTTGCTCTGCTTGCAGTTTGTCGCTCGGCCATAGGGTGAGCAGGAACAGCATGGGGACAGAGGGCTGCGGTGTCCCTTACCtggtgtgcagctctgctgctcctccggCACCGCTGCTCCGTGTAGCTCAGCCTTGGCTCGCCGATCCCAGCTGGAGGAGGGTCCCCGGGATGCTGACGTTACCCATCTTTGAGATCATAGCAACATGGTGGCCGTGTGTGCATGGCACGGCTGAGCAATTAGCACTCCTTCCCATCGGGGGGAAGAAAAGTTCTGCGTGTGCTGGGCTGTTTAAATAGGAAatgaggcagatgctggtgagcagctggtgcagcagggctgctctcttcAGGAATGAGGTGCACAGGCAGCACCCAGGGCTGTCAGGCTGTGGCTGTTTGAGCAGGGGATGTGTGAAGCGGCAGAGGGGGGGAGCTGGAATATCCCAATAGGGAGCACTGGCTGTTTTTAACAAGGAAAGATGCACAGATGTGTGAGGGTGGGAGGGAGTGGGAGGAGGGCACGCAACATTATGGAGCTggtaatgaaaaaataaacagccatACCTTGCCAgagcgctgctgcttccagctgagctCCTGGTCCAGCTTTTGGAAACACAGCTTAATCTTGGGATGTGCTTGGGGAGGCGCA comes from Lagopus muta isolate bLagMut1 chromosome 16, bLagMut1 primary, whole genome shotgun sequence and encodes:
- the NPBWR2 gene encoding neuropeptides B/W receptor type 2 — translated: MGNSSLWDSLNGTCSNAANSSYLDGDMMFNFTFQEQSADFYVVLPVIYSVICAVGLTGNTAVIYVILKAPKMKTVTNMFILNLAIADDLFTLVLPINIAEHLLHYWPFGEILCKVILSIDHYNIFSSIYFLTVMSIDRYLVVLATVRSKRMPHRTYRAARIVSLCIWILVTIIVLPFIIFANVYIDDLKIKSCGLNFPKPERFWFKASRIYTLILGFAIPVSTICILYTMMLYKLRNMHLNSNARALDKAKKKVTIMVFIVLAVCLFCWTPFHLATIVALTTDLPQTSMVIGISYFITSLSYANSCLNPFLYAFLDDSFRKSFRKMLECRTS